The following are encoded in a window of Flavobacterium psychrotrophum genomic DNA:
- a CDS encoding glucosyltransferase domain-containing protein yields MIKEINLKYSQLLFFSIFASLLTYGYGLNNFTVSIDSEYHQYLPTSYFELGRWGSTVVRYYIFNGIVPYFTLFISLVVMSFTAVGLTRLFRFDGLAAYLFCGLFLTFPQMAYQFIFYMQADAVSFGFLLSLVTIMLFEKLRVSKNIAVKAGLFILSALIIMFIIAVYQALVFLPAVIYLAYVFRNTYLDDYNFKKEFQKLMLFGGLMVLGGIFYAISVKILCPQMSNSGYLSSYAAPNKNNRFVDFYNLWVDNMRGDMYYGDRLFFVAALAALALLVIVFLKERKLFAVRALLMLLLLIVPFIISLFITNGGHPPRLYVGSGIVFGFIITQFISVLNPSKIRYTQVATAICWIIGLTNIYFITLLYLSHNRIHNHELEMAKRIDNRIRTVVPDFESARDYVYFYGAMPDLEIDRFRLPKSEVFGGAFFQWDGGANTRIIPFFKYNDVANYKMVDNRDSWLKIRDSITDMPVWPRQGSVKRVGETVIVKLNSVKGAPLWVEQQ; encoded by the coding sequence ATGATTAAAGAAATTAATTTAAAATACTCTCAACTACTCTTTTTTTCAATTTTCGCCAGCCTCTTAACTTATGGCTATGGCCTTAATAACTTTACAGTAAGTATAGATAGCGAGTATCATCAATATCTGCCTACATCTTATTTTGAGCTGGGGCGCTGGGGTAGTACCGTTGTGCGCTATTACATTTTTAATGGCATCGTACCCTATTTTACATTGTTTATATCGCTTGTGGTCATGAGCTTTACTGCGGTGGGGCTTACACGTTTGTTTCGTTTTGACGGGCTTGCGGCATACTTGTTTTGCGGTTTGTTTTTAACGTTTCCGCAAATGGCTTACCAGTTCATATTTTACATGCAGGCAGATGCCGTTTCTTTTGGCTTTTTGCTCTCGTTAGTTACCATAATGCTATTCGAAAAGCTAAGGGTAAGTAAAAATATAGCTGTTAAGGCAGGGCTGTTTATTTTAAGCGCGCTTATAATAATGTTTATTATTGCCGTTTACCAGGCCCTTGTTTTTTTGCCGGCAGTAATATACCTGGCTTATGTTTTTCGTAACACCTATCTTGACGATTATAACTTTAAAAAAGAGTTTCAAAAGCTTATGCTGTTTGGCGGGCTCATGGTACTGGGCGGTATTTTTTATGCCATATCAGTAAAAATACTTTGTCCGCAAATGAGCAACAGCGGCTACCTTTCTAGTTATGCTGCCCCTAATAAAAACAACCGCTTTGTAGATTTTTATAACCTGTGGGTAGATAACATGAGGGGCGATATGTATTATGGCGACCGCTTGTTTTTTGTAGCAGCACTTGCTGCGCTTGCCTTACTGGTAATTGTATTTTTAAAAGAGCGTAAACTATTTGCCGTAAGGGCACTGCTTATGCTGCTATTGCTTATAGTACCCTTTATTATTTCGCTTTTTATAACTAACGGCGGCCATCCGCCACGCCTTTATGTAGGCTCTGGCATTGTGTTTGGTTTTATAATTACACAATTTATATCAGTATTAAATCCCTCAAAAATACGCTACACACAAGTGGCTACTGCCATTTGCTGGATTATAGGCCTTACTAATATATATTTTATAACACTGCTATACCTGTCGCACAACCGTATACACAACCATGAGCTTGAAATGGCAAAACGCATAGATAACAGGATACGTACTGTTGTGCCTGATTTTGAAAGCGCACGCGATTATGTATACTTTTATGGTGCTATGCCCGATTTAGAGATAGACAGGTTCAGGCTGCCTAAGTCTGAGGTTTTTGGAGGGGCGTTCTTTCAGTGGGATGGCGGTGCTAATACCCGTATTATACCTTTTTTTAAGTATAATGATGTAGCAAACTATAAGATGGTAGACAATAGAGATTCGTGGCTTAAAATAAGAGATTCTATTACCGATATGCCGGTATGGCCAAGGCAGGGATCTGTTAAGCGCGTGGGCGAAACAGTTATTGTAAAGCTTAACAGTGTAAAGGGTGCTCCGTTGTGGGTTGAGCAGCAATAA
- a CDS encoding flippase, producing the protein MKRLVQKTIKPFLPMQQLLKAGGLTFFFRIGGLGLNFLITKIITGQYGEAVFGNYGLAFTIAQATGILFALGFPNAIITYIGLKPIHDSYSQYILRKGLTVLAPLTLLPLLAYFFGAAFISQEIFNKPGLYNYILIAAFTVPAMILHEFLLYFFIATGNNLKFNIFMFGVPNAILLLLLLCVQNVPGHYSFLFYAASVIVTLAIESFFAFKQTARHEQKILTARQMISFASPMMFSGIMLYLLNWTDTFMLGALVSEEELGHYNLAYKIASLSMLVIISMNVVLAPRVAALFNSGDLTELHKTVRKTTHIIIALTTPLALGIIVLSDFLLSFFGHGFTGGKEALIIITVGFWLNALTGNVDQVLNMTGNQKILQNITIFGFIANVALNLALIPRYGINGSAMASVFTNILFNVTCLLYVKKKLGFYTFA; encoded by the coding sequence ATGAAGAGATTAGTACAAAAAACTATAAAGCCCTTTTTGCCCATGCAGCAATTGCTCAAGGCAGGAGGGCTTACCTTTTTTTTCAGGATAGGCGGCCTGGGGCTTAATTTTTTAATTACAAAAATTATTACCGGCCAGTATGGCGAAGCCGTTTTTGGCAACTACGGCCTGGCATTTACCATAGCGCAGGCTACGGGCATATTGTTTGCACTTGGTTTTCCAAATGCCATAATTACCTACATTGGGCTTAAGCCCATACACGACTCATATTCACAGTACATATTAAGAAAAGGCCTTACGGTACTCGCCCCTCTTACACTGTTGCCGCTACTGGCTTACTTTTTTGGTGCGGCTTTTATATCTCAGGAAATTTTTAATAAGCCCGGCCTGTACAACTATATACTTATTGCCGCATTTACAGTACCGGCCATGATACTGCACGAGTTTTTGCTATACTTTTTTATAGCTACAGGAAACAACCTTAAGTTTAACATCTTTATGTTTGGCGTGCCAAATGCCATACTGCTGTTACTGCTGTTGTGTGTACAAAACGTGCCGGGGCATTACAGCTTTTTGTTCTATGCCGCATCTGTAATTGTAACACTGGCAATAGAAAGTTTTTTTGCGTTTAAGCAAACAGCACGGCACGAACAAAAAATACTTACCGCACGGCAAATGATAAGCTTTGCATCGCCCATGATGTTTAGTGGCATAATGCTGTACCTGCTAAACTGGACAGATACTTTTATGCTGGGTGCGCTTGTAAGCGAAGAAGAGCTGGGCCATTATAACCTGGCTTATAAAATAGCATCGCTAAGCATGCTGGTTATCATATCTATGAATGTGGTACTGGCGCCCAGGGTAGCAGCACTCTTTAATAGCGGAGACCTTACAGAGCTGCATAAAACCGTGCGCAAAACCACACACATTATTATAGCTCTTACCACACCGCTGGCACTGGGCATTATAGTGCTGTCAGATTTTTTACTGTCTTTTTTTGGGCATGGGTTTACAGGCGGTAAAGAGGCGCTTATAATTATTACCGTGGGCTTTTGGCTCAACGCCCTTACCGGAAATGTAGACCAGGTGCTTAATATGACGGGCAACCAAAAGATATTGCAAAACATTACCATATTTGGCTTTATAGCTAACGTGGCGCTTAACCTGGCGCTCATACCACGGTATGGCATTAATGGCTCTGCAATGGCAAGTGTGTTTACTAACATACTGTTTAACGTTACCTGCCTGCTTTACGTAAAAAAGAAACTGGGTTTTTATACTTTTGCCTGA
- a CDS encoding glycosyltransferase family 2 protein, which yields MEITLSVIIVNYNGQRYLDACFASIAKQLQGIPYEIVVTDNKSADGSCAYIKEHYPNVILIESPDNLGFGKGNNVAVKRAKGKYILLLNNDTILQSHLAPALAVLKNNDNVGALGINMLNGEGHYLKAAGNLPSPFNLFRIKNIMWLGPEFKKGIFSKEIYEVGWITGSFMLMPKQVYDSIGGFDEDYFMYVEDVDLCKKIANAGYKRIFMPQLNYLHFVGYNSSKDHLILRGYDTYINKHTRGIYKVLMRLSLGINKLVKKVKKLR from the coding sequence ATGGAAATAACATTATCTGTAATTATAGTAAACTACAACGGGCAGCGTTACCTTGATGCCTGCTTTGCATCTATAGCAAAACAGCTACAGGGTATACCCTACGAAATTGTGGTTACAGATAATAAATCGGCCGATGGTAGCTGTGCCTATATAAAAGAGCATTACCCTAACGTTATACTTATAGAAAGCCCCGATAACCTGGGTTTTGGCAAAGGCAACAATGTAGCGGTAAAGCGTGCAAAAGGTAAATACATACTACTGCTTAATAACGATACTATACTGCAAAGCCACCTGGCACCCGCGCTTGCTGTGCTTAAAAACAATGACAATGTAGGTGCGCTGGGTATTAATATGCTTAATGGCGAAGGTCATTATTTAAAAGCCGCGGGTAATCTGCCATCACCTTTTAACCTTTTCAGGATAAAAAATATTATGTGGCTGGGGCCCGAATTTAAGAAGGGCATATTTAGCAAAGAAATATATGAAGTGGGCTGGATTACAGGTTCTTTTATGCTAATGCCAAAACAGGTGTACGATAGCATAGGGGGGTTTGACGAAGACTATTTTATGTATGTAGAGGATGTAGACCTGTGCAAAAAAATTGCCAATGCCGGATATAAGCGTATTTTTATGCCGCAATTAAACTACCTGCACTTTGTGGGCTACAACAGTTCTAAAGACCATCTTATATTAAGGGGCTACGACACCTACATTAACAAACATACCCGGGGTATATACAAAGTACTTATGCGGCTTTCGCTCGGGATAAACAAACTGGTAAAAAAAGTAAAAAAACTACGATGA
- a CDS encoding O-antigen ligase family protein: protein MKVAANKIYLPLFVLILLVQLYLPSFKACILMQLAALGGIFIFGNVKLSGNFLDMLKPFLFLLLLGFVATIFNSYAFYNISKDIFHFIKPITGLLLGYVIFRQVNNEKLFVKSIVVAGILSSLIHLFIVFVIIGFSTAIEEIRLFTRDNFLDLFALFFLIYYKKFFKADMFKIKLIWWLALALIIISVILYFSRTMIILAFLLVVAIHGLTRITPVTVKLFAVFVVSLALLFTYLSNANIRRDAKGLEGFLYKVKIAPEEMFKTRINREDHRDLWDHWRGYEANRAYMLMEEKPYSFVIGTGHGSLVNLKFNAPLTGESKGMRYISELHNGYMYIFYKTGIIGIMVYLSIMFWWYSYIYRKQTFINIIISAIGLFYLISSLTITGIYNSRDIIIMILGAALFFAESNLKKTNNIEPIQTT from the coding sequence ATGAAGGTAGCCGCAAACAAAATATACCTGCCCCTGTTTGTACTAATACTTTTAGTACAGCTGTACCTGCCCTCTTTTAAAGCGTGCATACTAATGCAGCTGGCGGCGCTTGGCGGTATTTTTATTTTTGGAAATGTAAAGCTGTCCGGTAATTTTTTAGACATGCTTAAGCCCTTTTTGTTTTTGTTGCTACTGGGTTTTGTAGCCACCATTTTTAACAGCTATGCTTTTTACAACATTTCAAAAGACATTTTCCATTTTATAAAGCCCATAACGGGGCTGCTTTTAGGATATGTAATATTCAGGCAGGTAAATAACGAAAAGCTTTTTGTAAAAAGCATAGTCGTAGCCGGTATCCTGTCATCGCTCATACACCTCTTTATCGTGTTTGTAATTATAGGCTTTAGTACCGCCATCGAAGAGATAAGGCTGTTTACCCGCGATAATTTCCTCGATCTTTTTGCACTGTTTTTCCTTATCTATTACAAAAAGTTTTTTAAGGCAGATATGTTTAAAATCAAGCTTATATGGTGGCTGGCACTAGCGCTTATAATCATATCTGTAATATTATATTTTTCGCGCACCATGATCATACTGGCATTTTTGCTGGTAGTAGCCATACATGGCCTTACACGTATTACCCCGGTTACGGTTAAGCTGTTTGCAGTATTTGTAGTATCATTAGCACTGCTGTTTACTTATCTTTCTAATGCCAATATAAGACGAGATGCTAAGGGGCTTGAAGGCTTTTTATATAAGGTAAAAATTGCCCCCGAAGAAATGTTTAAAACCCGCATAAACCGCGAAGACCACCGCGACCTCTGGGACCACTGGCGCGGGTATGAAGCAAACAGGGCATACATGCTAATGGAAGAAAAGCCCTATAGCTTTGTAATAGGCACAGGGCATGGCTCGTTAGTAAACCTTAAATTTAATGCTCCGCTTACAGGCGAGAGCAAGGGCATGCGCTATATATCAGAACTGCATAATGGTTACATGTACATATTTTATAAAACCGGCATTATAGGTATAATGGTGTATCTCTCAATAATGTTTTGGTGGTATTCTTATATTTACCGCAAGCAAACGTTTATAAATATAATTATATCGGCTATAGGCCTGTTTTACCTTATATCATCCTTAACCATTACAGGCATTTATAACAGCAGGGATATTATTATAATGATACTGGGTGCTGCACTATTTTTTGCAGAGAGCAATCTAAAAAAAACAAACAACATTGAGCCAATACAAACAACTTAG
- a CDS encoding glycosyltransferase family 4 protein has product MSQYKQLSIFIDCHVFDGTFQGTTTYLKGIYTEMVKNKGINFYFAALDIIHLEKIFGTAPNINYLQYKNHNKFYRLLFDIPAMIKQHKIDYAHFQYVVPPIKHCKYIVTLHDVIFMEHPEFVPAGYRIKNNILFKWSAKKADILLTISEYSKAQIKKHFGLVADAITINTAEDIFFEPYDKPAVQKQVAARFDFSNYLIFVSRWEPRKNHHGLLKAFAQGEFYKNYHLVFVGDDAIKNAEYEALYASLPPQVTQKVVCLRKVGFADLLLLVRGASLSVYPSFAEGFGISPLEAVAAGIPVACSGATAMADFTFLSNTLFDPHSTNDMIAKINIALTTDNSGVAGALKQKYSWANAAGVLQSLLKPSVQKN; this is encoded by the coding sequence TTGAGCCAATACAAACAACTTAGCATATTTATAGACTGCCATGTTTTTGACGGTACGTTTCAGGGCACTACAACTTATTTAAAGGGCATATATACTGAGATGGTTAAAAACAAGGGTATCAACTTTTACTTTGCCGCCTTAGATATAATCCACCTGGAAAAAATATTTGGCACTGCGCCAAACATAAACTACCTGCAATATAAAAACCATAATAAATTTTACAGGCTGTTGTTTGACATTCCTGCCATGATAAAGCAGCATAAAATAGATTATGCCCATTTTCAATATGTGGTACCACCCATAAAGCACTGTAAATACATTGTAACACTGCACGATGTAATATTTATGGAACACCCTGAGTTTGTACCCGCAGGCTACCGCATTAAAAACAACATACTGTTTAAATGGAGCGCAAAAAAGGCCGATATCCTGCTTACCATATCTGAGTACTCTAAAGCACAAATAAAAAAGCATTTTGGCCTTGTGGCCGATGCCATAACCATTAATACGGCCGAAGATATTTTTTTTGAGCCATATGATAAGCCGGCAGTGCAAAAACAAGTAGCAGCGCGTTTTGATTTTAGTAACTACTTGATATTTGTAAGCCGCTGGGAACCCCGAAAAAACCATCATGGGTTGCTAAAGGCATTTGCCCAGGGCGAATTTTACAAGAACTACCATTTAGTATTTGTAGGCGACGACGCCATTAAAAATGCAGAATATGAAGCGCTGTATGCCAGCCTTCCGCCGCAGGTAACTCAAAAAGTGGTATGCCTTAGAAAAGTGGGCTTTGCAGATTTACTTTTGCTGGTGCGCGGCGCATCATTATCTGTATACCCGTCGTTTGCAGAGGGTTTTGGCATATCGCCATTAGAGGCCGTTGCCGCCGGAATACCCGTAGCCTGCTCTGGCGCTACCGCCATGGCCGATTTTACTTTTTTAAGCAACACCCTCTTTGACCCTCATAGCACTAACGATATGATAGCCAAGATAAACATAGCCCTTACTACAGATAACAGCGGCGTTGCCGGGGCATTAAAACAAAAATACAGCTGGGCAAATGCAGCAGGCGTTTTACAATCGCTGCTTAAGCCATCGGTTCAAAAAAATTAA
- a CDS encoding DUF1972 domain-containing protein — translation MKIAIVGTRGIPNHYSGFEQFAEYFSVYLAEKGHDVYVYNSHNHQWQEPTFKGVKLIHKHDPEYKYGTFGQFIYDFNCIKDARKHNFDVILQLGYTSNSIWFFMLPKNAVSITNMDGLEWKRSKYSKPVQQFLKFAERLAAISSDYLVADSLGIQSFLKNKYNKDSAYIPYGAHPFTNPDDAILKEYGVAKGKYNMLIARFEPENNIDMVLQGIANAGDTTTMLVVGNHNTKYGEYLKTKYAAYSNIRFTGGIFNITYLNNLRYYSALYFHGHSVGGTNPSLLEAMASNAFILAHNNDFNKAILKDNAYYFANPDEVAALVTTLKKEDNTTKVENNYNAIVHDFNWEKINGQYLQFFEDCLAKKNRAIAG, via the coding sequence ATGAAAATAGCGATAGTAGGCACACGCGGAATACCTAACCATTATAGTGGTTTTGAGCAGTTTGCCGAATACTTTTCTGTTTACCTTGCAGAAAAAGGCCATGACGTATATGTGTACAACTCGCACAACCACCAGTGGCAGGAGCCTACCTTTAAAGGTGTAAAGCTTATACACAAGCACGACCCGGAGTATAAATATGGCACCTTTGGCCAGTTTATATACGATTTTAACTGTATTAAAGACGCGCGCAAGCATAATTTTGATGTCATATTGCAGCTGGGTTATACCAGTAACTCCATCTGGTTTTTCATGCTTCCAAAAAACGCTGTTAGCATAACCAATATGGATGGACTGGAGTGGAAACGCTCTAAGTACTCTAAACCAGTGCAGCAGTTTCTTAAATTTGCAGAAAGGCTGGCTGCCATAAGCAGCGACTACCTCGTGGCAGACTCGCTGGGCATACAGTCGTTTCTTAAAAACAAATACAATAAAGACAGCGCTTACATACCTTATGGCGCGCACCCGTTTACTAACCCCGATGATGCCATACTTAAAGAGTATGGTGTAGCAAAGGGTAAATATAACATGCTTATTGCCCGTTTTGAACCAGAGAATAATATTGATATGGTACTACAGGGCATTGCAAATGCCGGCGATACCACTACTATGCTGGTAGTGGGCAACCACAACACTAAGTATGGCGAGTATCTTAAAACTAAGTATGCGGCATACAGCAATATAAGGTTTACAGGAGGTATTTTTAACATTACTTACCTTAACAACTTGCGTTACTATTCTGCGTTATATTTCCACGGGCACTCAGTAGGCGGCACTAACCCGTCTTTGCTTGAGGCCATGGCATCAAACGCGTTTATACTGGCGCATAATAACGATTTTAATAAGGCGATCTTAAAAGATAATGCCTACTATTTTGCAAACCCGGACGAAGTAGCCGCCCTGGTAACTACCCTTAAAAAGGAAGATAACACGACCAAAGTAGAAAATAATTACAATGCCATAGTGCACGATTTTAACTGGGAAAAGATAAATGGCCAATACTTACAGTTCTTCGAAGATTGCCTTGCTAAAAAAAATAGGGCTATCGCCGGGTAA
- a CDS encoding O-antigen ligase family protein, with the protein MIFLLSSKNIIIIDVILIISYYLFFSGLPRKTMLTGIASFSILFLILGYYGKIHERFQHEFESVGQTEASNGIHYVTVGEAFNRDKFGQNCYFNGTAFRAYQLRIFKEMLQQDNIALQGYGLNTSSIKIEQKGLEHNVYHSNNGEAVPYNKMNFHNQYAEVFADLGFIGFAIVIAMLFINLKNGLSDKYFIHIAFAILMISVFLTESFLWRQRGVVFFTLFYCLFNDVLPPGFKKNQYEKSTDNGRSRLSGLPPV; encoded by the coding sequence ATGATATTTTTACTATCGTCAAAAAATATCATTATCATAGATGTTATCCTTATAATAAGCTACTACCTGTTTTTTAGCGGCCTGCCAAGAAAAACGATGCTTACCGGCATAGCATCATTTAGCATATTGTTTTTAATATTAGGCTATTATGGCAAAATACACGAACGTTTTCAGCACGAATTTGAATCGGTAGGCCAAACCGAAGCCTCAAACGGCATACACTATGTAACCGTGGGCGAAGCCTTTAACCGCGACAAATTTGGGCAAAATTGCTATTTTAACGGCACGGCTTTCAGGGCCTACCAACTACGCATTTTTAAAGAAATGCTACAACAGGACAATATAGCATTACAGGGCTACGGGCTTAATACATCGTCTATAAAAATAGAGCAAAAAGGCTTGGAACACAATGTGTACCATAGTAATAACGGAGAGGCGGTACCGTATAATAAAATGAACTTTCATAACCAGTATGCAGAGGTATTTGCAGATCTGGGTTTTATAGGCTTTGCTATAGTAATTGCCATGTTGTTTATTAACCTTAAAAACGGTTTGTCTGATAAATATTTTATACATATTGCTTTTGCAATTCTTATGATAAGTGTATTTTTGACCGAATCATTTTTATGGAGGCAACGCGGTGTAGTGTTCTTTACCCTGTTTTACTGCCTGTTTAATGATGTGCTGCCACCAGGCTTCAAAAAAAACCAATATGAAAAAAGTACTGATAACGGGCGCAGCAGGCTTTCTGGGCTCCCACCTGTGTGA
- a CDS encoding UDP-glucuronic acid decarboxylase family protein — translation MKKVLITGAAGFLGSHLCDRFIKEGHYVIGMDNLITGDLKNIQHLFKLENFEFYHHDVTKFVSIPGDLDYILHFASPASPIDYLKIPIQTLKVGSLGTHNLLGLARAKNARILIASTSEVYGDPLVHPQTEDYYGNVNTIGPRGVYDEAKRFQESITMAYHTFHGVDIRIVRIFNTYGPRMRLNDGRVIPAFIGQALRGEDLTIFGEGLQTRSFCFVDDQVEGIYRLLHSDYTSPVNIGNPDEITIKDFAEEIIKLTGTHQKVVYHPLPVNDPLQRQPDITLARKLFGWEPKVGRAEGMQITYDYFKSLSTEELLKEEHKDFSGYIR, via the coding sequence ATGAAAAAAGTACTGATAACGGGCGCAGCAGGCTTTCTGGGCTCCCACCTGTGTGACAGGTTTATAAAAGAAGGCCATTATGTTATAGGTATGGATAACCTTATAACAGGCGACCTTAAAAACATACAACATTTATTTAAGCTCGAAAACTTTGAGTTTTATCACCACGACGTTACAAAATTTGTAAGCATACCGGGCGACCTCGATTATATACTGCATTTTGCTTCGCCGGCAAGCCCTATAGATTATTTAAAAATACCCATACAAACCCTTAAAGTAGGATCGCTGGGCACGCACAACTTGTTAGGACTTGCCCGTGCTAAAAATGCACGCATACTTATAGCCTCTACATCTGAGGTATATGGCGACCCGCTGGTACACCCGCAAACCGAAGATTATTATGGCAATGTAAACACCATAGGCCCGCGTGGGGTGTATGATGAGGCTAAGCGTTTTCAGGAATCTATAACCATGGCCTACCATACCTTTCATGGTGTCGACATTCGCATTGTAAGGATATTTAATACTTATGGCCCCCGCATGAGGTTAAATGATGGCCGTGTTATACCGGCATTTATTGGGCAGGCACTGCGTGGCGAAGACCTTACCATTTTTGGCGAAGGGCTGCAAACACGTTCGTTTTGTTTTGTAGACGACCAGGTAGAGGGTATTTACAGGCTGTTGCACTCAGACTATACCAGTCCTGTAAACATAGGCAACCCAGACGAAATTACCATTAAAGACTTTGCCGAGGAAATTATAAAGCTTACCGGTACACACCAAAAAGTGGTGTACCACCCGCTACCTGTAAACGACCCTTTGCAACGCCAGCCGGATATTACACTGGCAAGAAAACTATTTGGCTGGGAGCCAAAGGTGGGCCGTGCAGAAGGTATGCAAATAACATACGATTACTTTAAATCGTTATCTACAGAAGAGCTGCTTAAAGAGGAGCATAAAGATTTTTCAGGTTATATACGTTAA
- a CDS encoding exopolysaccharide biosynthesis polyprenyl glycosylphosphotransferase: MVLSGREGYSKYLRLINVTFDVLAINLVFPVFMAGLSLNYLHFVIYINAAWGIIAYFSSFYEVYRYTPITKVITGLVKQAALFVLTVIAYFPFAKHTVFSGNATALYTGVAMGLVAFFKLSLYYYLKRYRIATGSNFRSAIIIGHTPDALRLKSFFESAPEYGYRFKGFFSDTDNHPEVIGSIAVAEAFAAEHSIDEIYCSLGEVTNQQLKDLVAFADLRGKTIKFIPDTKEIFSKNLRVDYYEMFPVLSLNKTALHDPVAKIIKRAFDIAFSLSVIVLVLSWLAPLLGLLIRLESKGSVFFKQSRPGLDEKEFFCYKFRSMQINETTEKSVTRNDPRVTRIGKFIRKTSIDELPQFLNVLKGEMSIVGPRPHLWTQNNLYGATIKKYMVRLYVKPGITGLAQVRGYRGEIATDEDMINRIRYDVFYIENWSLLLDVKIIIQTVVNIFMGEEKAY, from the coding sequence ATGGTTTTATCCGGCAGAGAAGGTTATTCAAAATATTTAAGGCTCATCAATGTAACTTTTGATGTACTGGCCATTAACCTTGTGTTTCCTGTTTTTATGGCAGGGCTGTCTTTAAACTACCTGCACTTTGTTATATATATAAATGCGGCATGGGGCATTATAGCTTATTTTTCAAGCTTTTATGAGGTGTACCGCTACACGCCCATTACTAAAGTTATAACAGGCCTGGTAAAACAGGCCGCCCTTTTTGTGCTTACGGTAATAGCTTATTTTCCGTTTGCAAAGCACACGGTTTTTAGCGGAAACGCCACGGCGCTCTACACAGGTGTAGCCATGGGGCTGGTAGCCTTTTTTAAGCTATCGTTATACTACTACCTTAAGCGTTACCGCATTGCTACGGGCAGCAACTTCAGGTCGGCTATTATCATTGGGCATACGCCCGATGCGCTGAGGCTAAAAAGCTTTTTTGAGAGTGCGCCAGAGTATGGCTATCGTTTTAAAGGCTTTTTTTCTGATACAGATAACCACCCCGAAGTTATAGGCAGCATTGCCGTTGCAGAAGCCTTTGCCGCAGAGCACAGTATAGACGAGATATACTGCTCGCTGGGCGAAGTAACTAACCAGCAATTAAAAGACCTTGTAGCCTTTGCAGACCTGCGTGGCAAAACCATAAAATTTATTCCGGATACTAAAGAGATCTTCTCTAAAAACCTGCGGGTAGATTATTATGAAATGTTTCCGGTACTGTCTTTAAACAAAACGGCACTGCACGACCCTGTGGCAAAAATTATAAAACGTGCTTTTGATATTGCCTTTTCGCTATCAGTTATTGTACTGGTACTGTCATGGCTGGCTCCGCTGCTTGGGTTGCTGATACGTTTAGAATCTAAAGGATCGGTGTTTTTTAAGCAAAGCCGCCCGGGTTTAGACGAGAAAGAGTTTTTTTGCTACAAGTTTCGCTCAATGCAAATAAACGAAACCACAGAGAAATCTGTAACCAGGAACGACCCCCGCGTTACCCGCATAGGCAAGTTCATCCGTAAAACAAGTATTGATGAGTTGCCACAATTTTTAAACGTACTTAAGGGAGAAATGAGCATTGTGGGGCCGCGCCCTCACCTCTGGACGCAGAATAACCTGTATGGTGCCACCATTAAAAAATATATGGTGCGCCTGTATGTAAAGCCCGGCATTACCGGCCTGGCACAGGTAAGGGGCTATCGTGGCGAAATTGCTACCGATGAAGATATGATAAACCGCATTCGCTACGATGTGTTTTATATAGAAAACTGGTCGTTACTACTCGATGTAAAGATTATTATACAAACGGTGGTAAACATTTTTATGGGTGAGGAGAAAGCCTACTAA